The following coding sequences lie in one Glycine soja cultivar W05 chromosome 16, ASM419377v2, whole genome shotgun sequence genomic window:
- the LOC114389916 gene encoding protein ALP1-like codes for MDGDIYNEDTNDEDIDDEETNEEFYEATYTYVMAIYALIDILNQFLNMMRGEHIERPLTRRQITSRGYDYIHKALNDDPAIFRQVYRMYPDVFRKLCTIIREKTPLEDTRFICVEEMLASFLQIVGQNTRYCVIRNTFGRSQFATSENFHKILKALNSLAPDLMVRPDSTVPAKIRESTRFYPYFKDCIGAIDGTHIPASVKGRDVSSYRDRHGNISQNVLAACNFDLEFMYVLSGWEGSAHDSKVLSDALARKNGLKVPQGKYYLVDCGFPNRRKFLAPYRGVRYHLQDFAGHGNDPENEKELFNLRHASLRNVIERIFGIFKSRFTIFKSAPPFLFKTQAELVLACAALHNFLRKECRSDEFPVEPTDESSSSSSVLPNYEDNDHEPIVQTQEQKREDVNI; via the exons ATGGATGGAGATATATATAATGAAGATACAAATGATGAAGATATAGATGACGAGGAAACAAATGAAGAATTTTATGAAGCCACATACACATATGTGATGGCAATTTATGCTTTAATAGATATATTAAATCAGTTTTTGAATATGATGCGTGGTGAACATATTGAACGTCCATTAACTCGACGACAAATTACTAGTCGGGGATATGACTATATACACAAAGCATTAAACGATGATCCTGCAATCTTTCGACAAGTATATAGGATGTATCCTGATGTATTTCGAAAGTTGTGCAcgattataagagaaaaaacacCTTTGGAGGATACAAGATTTATTTGTGTTGAAGAAATGCTTGCATCATTCCTACAGATTGTCGGCCAGAACACTCGATATTGTGTAATCCGCAATACATTTGGCCGATCACAATTTGCTACAAGTGAAAATTTTCACAAGATTTTGAAAGCTCTGAACTCATTAGCACCTGATTTAATGGTTAGACCAGACTCAACTGTGCCTGCAAAAATAAGGGAAAGCACAAGGTTTTATCCTTATTTTAAG GATTGCATTGGAGCTATTGATGGTACACATATTCCCGCATCAGTAAAAGGACGAGATGTAAGCAGTTATCGTGATCGTCATGGAAATATATCACAAAATGTATTAGCTGCTTGTAACTTTGATTTGGAATTCATGTACGTTCTTAGCGGGTGGGAGGGTTCAGCACATGATTCCAAGGTGTTAAGTGATGCTTTGGCAAGGAAGAATGGACTTAAAGTGCCCCAAGGTAAGTATTATCTGGTGGATTGTGGATTTCCTAATCGACGCAAATTTTTAGCCCCATATCGAGGTGTACGATATCATCTACAAGATTTTGCAGGTCACGGTAATGACcctgaaaatgaaaaggaattatTTAATCTTCGGCATGCATCCTTAAGGAATGTGATTGAGAGGATATTTGGTATTTTTAAATCGCGGTTCACAATTTTTAAGTCAGCACCTCCATTTCTATTTAAAACACAAGCAGAGCTTGTGTTGGCATGTGCAGCACTTCATAATTTTCTTCGCAAAGAATGTCGTTCTGATGAATTTCCAGTGGAACCTACTGACgagtcttcatcttcatcttcagtgTTACCAAATTACGAAGACAATGATCATGAACCCATTGTTCAAACACAAGAGCAGAAACGAGAAGATGTTAATATATAG
- the LOC114389254 gene encoding protein POLLENLESS 3-LIKE 2-like: MLQDMWNAPPGFRPSKSAPSSPAKPLGMVPRTRSETFHVAHKVPIGDTPYVRAKNVQLVDKDPERAIPLFWAAINAGDRVDSALKDMAIVMKQQNRAEEAIEAIKSLRSRCSDQAQESLDNILLDLYKRCGRLDDQIALLKHKLYLIQQGLAFNGKRTKTARSQGKKFQVSVEQEATRLLGNLGWALMQQNNYIEAEEAYRRALLIAPDNNKMCNLGICLMKQGRIGEAKETLYRVKPAVMDGPRGSDSHLKAYERAQQMLKDLESEMMNKGGVDRIEQSRLFEAFLGSSSIWQPQPCKDHHHTTLPAAATTTNSAKIHDEFADENINSNIISTNHTALPPTKGSNNNKQLGAILGNSLNVAAPPFYASSKSSMLREPIENHLSETLKRTRSGNAAGSMRVVSDVRDANNNNNNNKKLHVELGVPVPQNKTRRLSSEDAEKNKLTDLLPDDDEFEEAILAAILGPPNESDKANYDTSSTTSRMLRLKVFQDITLSLSPRA; the protein is encoded by the exons atgttGCAAGACATGTGGAATGCTCCTCCCGGTTTCAGACCCTCCAAGTCTGCACCTTCTTCTCCGGCGAAGCCTCTTGGGATGGTTCCCAGAACGCGTTCTGAGACCTTCCACGTGGCTCACAAGGTCCCCATCGGTGACACTCCTTATGTGAGAGCAAAAAACGTTCAG TTGGTGGATAAGGACCCGGAGAGAGCGATTCCGCTGTTCTGGGCAGCCATTAATGCGGGAGATAGAGTGGACAGTGCTTTGAAAGATATGGCTATTGTTATGAAGCAGCAAAATCGGGCCGAAGAAGCCATTGAGGCCATTAAATCGCTTCGAAGTAGATGTTCAGATCAAGCCCAGGAATCTCTCGATAATATCCTCTTGGATCTCTACAAG AGGTGTGGGAGACTTGATGACCAAATTGCTCTATTGAAGCACAAGTTGTATTTGATTCAACAAGGTTTGGCTTTCAATGGCAAGAGAACAAAGACTGCCAGATCTCAAGGAAAAAAGTTTCAAGTCTCTGTGGAGCAAGAAGCCACTAGATTGCTG GGAAACTTGGGATGGGCACTGATGCAGCAGAACAACTACATTGAAGCAGAAGAGGCCTATCGCCGCGCACTTTTGATAGCTCCAGACAACAACAAGATGTGCAATCTGGGCATTTGCTTGATGAAGCAAGGAAGAATTGGTGAGGCGAAGGAGACGCTGTACCGCGTAAAGCCTGCGGTGATGGATGGCCCTAGAGGCTCAGATTCTCACCTGAAAGCCTATGAAAGGGCACAGCAAATGCTGAAGGACCTCGAGTCTGAGATGATGAACAAGGGAGGAGTTGATAGGATTGAACAAAGCAGGCTCTTTGAGGCCTTTTTGGGTTCTTCATCAATTTGGCAACCACAGCCTTGCAAGGATCATCACCACACAACCTTgccagcagcagcaacaacaacaaattcaGCCAAAATTCATGATGAGTTTGCTGATGAGAACATCAATTCCAACATAATTTCAACAAATCACACAGCACTTCCACCAACTAAgggtagcaacaacaacaaacaactTGGTGCCATTTTGGGGAACTCACTCAATGTTGCAGCCCCTCCATTCtatgcatcatcaaaatcatctaTGTTGAGGGAACCAATTGAGAACCATCTCTCTGAGACACTTAAGAGAACAAGGTCTGGAAATGCTGCAGGGTCCATGAGAGTAGTGAGTGATGTGAGGGatgccaacaacaacaacaacaacaacaagaagtTGCATGTGGAATTAGGTGTGCCAGTGCCGCAGAACAAAACAAGAAGGCTCTCATCAGAAGATGCTGAGAAGAACAAGTTAACAGACTTGTTGCCCGACGACGACGAATTCGAAGAGGCCATTCTTGCAGCAATTTTGGGACCCCCAAACGAATCAGATAAAGCTAATTATGACACAAGCAGCACCACCTCCAGGATGTTGAGGCTTAAGGTTTTTCAGGATATCACATTATCTTTGAGTCCAAGGGCCTGA
- the LOC114389917 gene encoding uncharacterized protein At2g29880-like — translation MGDSQENNKGKSRDKDNYVSWTMEDTNELLHLLVDAMNRGLRDANGSLSKQNVERIILPQLNAKTKFPKTYSHYLSRMKWFRNQYNMMSTLMRNNSGFGWDPIGKTFTAHEDVWKDYLKSHPSHSKLRGKSMVDYEYLKIVVGGGVSSGNNSISVDPDDTDATTFEPKNRTVGIEEFSYDPNSDTFITPNNYEPAYQPPSPNQPSPPSHPPLDSEVPIEKQNCHKRRRSEYGGSSSAVGINNQGNVLENLSVGIGTIAVNFEKISNMMEKREKDRDRDRELDGIIWDVIKEIPNLDDITRFKTAELLNTKAKKDFFLKMSPEERSSWINFKLGNN, via the exons ATGGGGGATtcacaagaaaataacaaaggaaAGAGTAGAGACAAAGATAATTATGTATCTTGGACTATGGAGGATACCAATGAGTTGTTGCACCTCTTGGTGGATGCTATGAATAGGGGATTGCGTGATGCCAATGGGTCACTTAGCAAACAAAATGTAGAACGAATAATACTTCCTCAACTCAATGCAAAAACTAAATTCCCTAAAACTTATAGTCATTATTTGAGTCGGATGAAGTGGTTTCGAAACCAGTATAACATGATGTCAACCCTTATGCGCAACAACTCTGGCTTTGGATGGGACCCAATTGGAAAAACTTTCACTGCTCATGAGGATGTATGGAAAGATTACTTAAAG tcccACCCAAGTCACAGCAAACTTCGAGGAAAAAGTATGGTTGATTATGAGTATTTGAAGATCGTTGTTGGGGGTGGAGTTTCTAGCGGGAATAATTCTATATCAGTCGATCCAGATGATACTGATGCAACAACTTTTGAGCCAAAAAATAGAACTGTTGGGATAGAAGAATTTTCATATGATCCTAATAGTGATACATTCATAACACCAAATAACTATGAACCAGCATATCAGCCTCCATCACCAAACCAACCAAGTCCACCATCCCACCCCCCTTTAGATTCAGAGGTTCCcatagaaaaacaaaactgtcaCAAGCGAAGGAGATCCGAGTATGGAGGGAGTTCAAGCGCTGTTGGGATCAACAATCAAGGCAACGTTCTGGAAAATCTTTCTGTTGGCATTGGGACTATtgctgtgaattttgaaaaaatatccaacatgatggagaaaagagaaaaagatagagATAGAGATAGAGAGCTCGATGGTATTATTTGGGatgttataaaagaaattcCAAATTTGGATGACATAACGCGTTTCAAGACAGCTGAATTGTTAAATACTAAAgcaaaaaaggattttttcttgaagatgtcacCGGAAGAACGCTCATCTTGGATAAACTTTAAGTTAgggaataattaa